In Vitis vinifera cultivar Pinot Noir 40024 chromosome 17, ASM3070453v1, one genomic interval encodes:
- the LOC100265641 gene encoding uncharacterized protein LOC100265641 isoform X7, with amino-acid sequence MKVSERHYSERGHGSQSSRVPHGLNFTQSTLRPDIVKNQSQNQQLNLNGYMHGHTGFQTRQNEANLLGVDTESDRHSLTSRGLSSFESQRGNGPEHHRKNSVMMETTESPVNFDFLGGQPQMGGQQSGMLQSLARQQSGFNDMQILQQQVMLKQMQELQRQQQIQQQETRQHNSINQIPSFSNQAPGNHSPAMINGAPIHDASNYSWHPEFMSGNTNWIQRGASPVIQGSSNGLMFSPDQGQALRMMGLAPQQGDQSLYGVPVSNTRGTSSQYSHMQVDRAAMQQTPSGSNSFPSNQYTAFQDQPSMQDGNLVSKQGFPVKKLFGQAPGQNLSGGVVLENLQQLNSQQRNAPLQEFHGRQNLAGSSETLQEKTVMPVARAQSSAGLDPTEEKFLYGTDDSIWDVFGKGSNMGTGGHNQLDGTDIGGAFPSMQSGSWSALMQSAVAETSSNDIGLPEEWSGPIFQSIEPPTGNPQPATYSDGGKKQTVWADNLQVASSLSSKPFSLPNDVNMTTNYSSFPGFQQSGLKFSNEESERLQMNSSHRSIQHSSEEGSKWLDRNPPQKTVGEGNQNYGSATRSSDAGPNLKSISGPWVHRQSISSYSTGGQPSNKPNGWNFIESGAPGGDATMRAHENENLLHHSQSNDLNRAMHGSGTWKADSLPDSTVELDHVKCGTGSSQVSREDSNRNNVAAIPNFSSGKTSQETSQQLPNSQHDYWKNVASPVNSKGNEGLGKHQHHLNKGPQVLESSVNSFTKGAVEMHEMENCDKKENSSDGYRSNLSHRASSGGLRENVWLDASDSRSLPGAKQKLSGQVGRKTLGSRRFQYHPMGNLEVDIEPSYEAKHVSHAQAMSQQVSRGLKSHEQGFSGPSKFSGHVPKDSNEMEKGPSPEFQGDTRGVDEVPSRGIFPGSMPNMSAPPDRSVGIYIQNKTAQSSQNMLELLHKVDQSRDRGTAAQFSSSERNSLSEMPEPETSDGSVGHLQRNQSSASQGFGLQLAPPSQRLPVPNRSLVSQSSSQTVNLLNSHTSPEIGDKSRAWLASTASVQSLPPSREASQGELRNNRSVTQGQTGKEAPQPNIGGSFSTAFTPGFPYSRSPLQNQHMTVASGQVTSDQSVNASFDRFAACSRKVDDSYDRIPTSQSATAPLSDLAANAPYNNIASMSDMSRLSSSNQLHVRGSTQQTPVLEAVPVSRPSFSSGTSHQDGFSKVPNVWTNVSTQQCLPGVEAHKAPSNVFKSHFKSTSNSETTSSTSQKLDDQDAHKGGSGPSEFGVYSLKDQAFGSVEEQPVKDSPWKQVSSENIDPVQKPMHGSQGKESVGNHLSAASPSNPAATQRDIEAFGRSLKPNNSLNQNFSLLHQMHAMKGTEIDPGNRGLKRFKGLDCSLDSQGAPKAGQQLAYGYNTVARDASVNHTSVPSEDPKILSFSSEQMDNRNRNASSQVLPGSIPSQDMLVFGRNDSQNYSSGNNSVSSRAEHSQISPQMAPSWFDQYGTFKNGQMFPMYDAHKTTTMRTVEQPFFVGKSSDSLHTRNSMDQVNGAFDTSQVANVQHSSTPISMASDHLSAPLSLPPNVTDQSLVVVRPKKRKSATCELLPWHKEVTQFRRLQRNSMAELDWAQATNRLIDRVEDEAEIFEDGFPFLRPKRRLILTTQLMQQLLRPPPAAILSVDASSNCESVVYSVARLTLGDVCSFLSVSGSDSSMSLESGNLLAEKHKTSEKIGDQYFTKVMEDFISRARKLENDLFRLDNRASVLDLRVDCQDLEKFSVINRFAKFHSRGQADGPETSSSSDATANAQKTCPQRYVTALPMPRNLPDREWECGRRMDARSVSLKAVEAL; translated from the exons ATGAAGGTGTCAGAACGCCACT ATTCTGAGAGAGGACATGGCAGTCAGTCTTCTCGAGTCCCACATGGCTTGAACTTTACACAATCAACTCTGAGGCCTGACATTGTCAAAAATCAGTCTCAGAATCAACAGCTGAATCTGAATGGCTATATGCATGGTCATACTGGTTTTCAGACAAGGCAGAATGAAGCAAACCTTTTGGGAGTGGATACAGAATCTGATCGGCATAGTCTAACATCGAGAGGCTTATCTAGTTTTGAATCACAGCGAGGGAATGGTCCTGAACATCATAGGAAAAATTCAGTAATGATGGAAACTACCGAATCTCctgttaattttgattttcttggtgGTCAGCCACAGATGGGTGGCCAGCAATCAGGCATGCTGCAATCTTTGGCAAGGCAGCAATCTGGGTTTAATGACATGCAGATTCTCCAGCAACAAGTGATGCTGAAACAAATGCAAGAACTTCAGAGACAGCAACAAATTCAGCAACAAGAAACAAGGCAACACAATTCCATAAATCAAATTCCCTCCTTTTCTAACCAGGCTCCTGGGAACCATTCACCTGCCATGATTAATGGAGCTCCCATCCATGATGCATCTAATTATTCATGGCACCCTGAGTTTATGTCAGGAAACACAAACTGGATCCAGCGTGGTGCATCACCTGTAATCCAGGGATCCTCTAATGGACTCATGTTTTCCCCTGATCAAGGTCAGGCACTCCGCATGATGGGTTTGGCTCCTCAACAGGGTGATCAGTCTTTGTATGGGGTTCCTGTTTCTAACACAAGAGGTACTTCGAGCCAATATTCTCATATGCAAGTGGATAGGGCAGCAATGCAGCAGACTCCATCTGGCAGTAATTCATTTCCAAGCAATCAATATACTGCATTCCAAGATCAACCTAGCATGCAGGATGGTAATTTGGTTTCTAAGCAGGGTTTTCCAGTGAAAAAATTGTTTGGGCAGGCTCCTGGTCAAAATTTAAGTGGTGGTgttgttttggaaaatttgcAGCAATTGAACTCCCAGCAAAGAAATGCACCTTTGCAGGAATTTCATGGAAGGCAAAATCTTGCTGGTTCATCCGAAACATTACAAGAGAAAACAGTGATGCCGGTTGCTCGTGCTCAGAGTTCAGCTGGCCTTGATCCAACTGAAGAAAAGTTTTTGTATGGTACTGATGACAGTATTTGGGATGTCTTTGGCAAGGGCTCCAATATGGGTACAGGAGGCCATAATCAGCTGGATGGTACAGACATTGGAGGAGCATTTCCTTCCATGCAGAGTGGAAGTTGGAGTGCTCTTATGCAGTCCGCTGTAGCAGAAACTTCTAGTAATGATATAGGGCTACCGGAAGAGTGGAGTGGGCCGATTTTTCAGAGCATTGAACCTCCAACTGGGAACCCTCAGCCAGCGACATACAGTGATGGAGGCAAAAAGCAAACAGTTTGGGCCGATAACTTGCAGGTTGCCTCTTCATTAAGTTCTAAACCTTTTAGTTTACCTAATGATGTCAATATGACTACTAATTATAGTAGCTTCCCTGGATTTCAGCAATCTggactcaaattttcaaatgaagaGAGTGAGAGGTTGCAGATGAATTCTTCTCACAGATCCATACAGCATTCTTCTGAAGAAGGAAGCAAGTGGCTAGATCGCAACCCTCCACAAAAGACAGTTGGTGAAGGGAATCAAAATTATGGAAGTGCCACCCGTTCTTCTGATGCAGGTCCAAACTTGAAGAGCATTTCAGGACCTTGGGTCCATCGACAGAGCATATCCTCTTACAGCACTGGTGGCCAACCCAGCAATAAACCAAATGGTTGGAATTTTATTGAGTCTGGAGCACCTGGTGGGGATGCTACAATGAGAGctcatgaaaatgaaaacttaTTGCACCATTCTCAGAGTAATGATCTTAACAGAGCCATGCATGGTTCTGGTACATGGAAAGCTGATTCCCTTCCTGATTCAACAGTTGAATTGGACCATGTAAAGTGTGGCACTGGAAGTTCACAGGTCAGTAGAGAAGATTCCAATCGTAATAATGTTGCTGCAATACCAAATTTTAGTTCTGGAAAGACCAGCCAGGAAACTAGCCAACAGCTTCCAAATAGTCAACATGATTATTGGAAAAATGTTGCTTCTCCTGTGAACTCTAAAGGAAATGAAGGCTTGGGGAAACACCAGCATCATCTAAATAAGGGCCCTCAGGTTTTGGAGTCATCAGTGAATAGCTTTACCAAGGGAGCAGTTGAAATGCATGAGATGGAGAACTGTGATAAAAAAGAGAACTCCAGTGATGGCTATCGCTCTAACTTATCCCATCGTGCTTCCTCTGGtggtttgagagaaaatgtttGGTTAGATGCAAGTGACTCACGTTCTTTGCCAGGCGCCAAACAAAAGTTGTCCGGTCAGGTTGGTAGAAAAACCTTGGGGTCTCGCCGATTTCAGTATCATCCAATGGGAAATTTGGAAGTGGATATAGAACCGTCTTATGAAGCAAAACATGTTTCACACGCACAGGCCATGTCTCAGCAGGTTTCCCGGGGATTAAAAAGTCATGAACAAGGATTTTCTGGACCATCTAAATTTTCTGGTCATGTTCCTAAAGATTCGAATGAAATGGAAAAG GGTCCATCGCCTGAATTTCAGGGAGACACAAGAGGAGTAGATGAGGTACCTTCTAGAGGCATATTTCCTGGTTCTATGCCTAATATGTCTGCTCCTCCTGACAGATCAGTTGGTATCTATATCCAAAACAAGACTGCTCAATCAAG TCAAAATATGCTTGAACTTCTTCACAAGGTGGATCAATCAAGGGATCGAGGCACAGCAGCTCAGTTCAGTTCTTCAGAGCGGAATTCACTATCTGAGATGCCAGAACCAGAAACTTCTGATGGGTCTGTAGGTCACCTTCAGCGAAATCAGTCCTCTGCTTCTCAGGGTTTTGGTTTGCAACTGGCCCCTCCTTCTCAGCGATTGCCTGTTCCAAACCGTTCCTTGGTTTCTCAGAGCTCCTCACAGACAGTTAATTTGCTCAACTCACATACCTCTCCTGAGATAGGAGATAAGAGTCGTGCATGGTTGGCATCCACTGCTTCTGTTCAGTCTTTGCCTCCTTCCCGTGAAGCATCTCAGGGAGAGTTGAGAAATAATAGATCTGTTACTCAAGGACAAACTGGAAAGGAAGCCCCACAGCCTAACATTGGAGGAAGCTTTTCTACTGCTTTTACACCTGGCTTCCCTTATTCTAGGAGTCCGCTTCAGAATCAGCATATGACTGTTGCAAGTGGGCAAGTTACATCTGATCAATCTGTCAATGCATCTTTTGATAGGTTTGCTGCCTGTTCTAGAAAGGTTGATGACTCTTATGATAGAATTCCAACTAGTCAATCTGCAACTGCACCATTATCTGATTTAGCTGCCAATGCACCATATAACAACATTGCTTCCATGTCAGACATGTCCCGCCTGAGTAGTAGCAACCAATTGCATGTGAGAGGTTCCACCCAACAGACCCCTGTGTTGGAGGCTGTGCCTGTTTCACGGCCTTCTTTTTCATCTGGCACATCCCATCAGGATGGTTTTTCAAAGGTACCTAATGTATGGACCAATGTTTCAACTCAACAATGTTTACCAGGTGTTGAAGCTCACAAGGCCCCTTCCAATGTATTTAAATCCCATTTTAAATCAACCAGTAATTCAGAAACAACTTCCTCCACATCACAGAAGCTGGATGATCAAGATGCCCACAAAGGAGGGAGTGGCCCATCTGAGTTTGGAGTATATTCTTTGAAAGATCAAGCCTTTGGTTCTGTGGAAGAGCAGCCAGTGAAAGACAGCCCCTGGAAGCAAGTGTCGTCTGAGAACATTGACCCAGTCCAAAAGCCAATGCATGGTTCACAAGGAAAAGAATCTGTTGGTAATCATCTTTCTGCTGCATCTCCTTCAAACCCTGCTGCCACCCAAAGAGATATTGAAGCTTTTGGCCGTTCTTTGAAACCAAATAATAGTTTGAATCAGAATTTCTCATTGTTGCATCAGATGCATGCCATGAAGGGTACTGAGATTGATCCTGGTAATAGGGGCTTGAAGAGATTTAAAGGACTGGATTGCAGTCTGGACTCTCAGGGAGCTCCTAAGGCAGGACAACAGTTGGCATATGGCTACAATACAGTGGCCAGGGATGCATCAGTTAATCATACCTCAGTTCCATCTGAAGATCCTAAGATACTAAGTTTTTCATCAGAGCAAATGGATAATCGAAATAGAAATGCATCTTCTCAAGTTTTGCCTGGAAGCATACCTTCCCAGGATATGCTTGTGTTTGGACGAAATGATTCTCAAAATTACTCCAGTGGTAATAATTCAGTTTCTTCTAGAGCCGAGCATTCTCAGATTAGTCCCCAGATGGCACCTTCCTGGTTTGATCAATATGGGACCTTTAAAAATGGGCAGATGTTCCCTATGTATGATGCGCATAAAACCACCACTATGAGGACTGTGGAGCAGCCATTTTTTGTTGGTAAATCTTCTGATAGTTTGCACACACGGAATTCAATGGACCAAGTAAATGGTGCTTTTGATACCAGTCAGGTTGCTAATGTCCAGCATAGTTCTACCCCCATCTCAATGGCAAGTGATCATCTCTCTGCCCCTCTTTCATTGCCTCCAAATGTCACTGATCAAAGTTTGGTGGTTGTGAGGCCAAAGAAGCGTAAGAGTGCTACATGTGAGCTTCTGCCATGGCATAAAGAGGTGACTCAGTTCCGTAGGCTTCAGAGGAACAG CATGGCAGAACTAGACTGGGCTCAAGCAACAAATCGATTGATTGATAGG GTGGAAGATGAAGCTGAAATTTTTGAAGATGGTTTTCCATTTCTTAGACCGAAGAGAAGGCTTATTTTGACAACACAGCTTATGCAGCAATTGCTTCGCCCTCCTCCAGCTGCAATTCTCTCAGTGGATGCCAGTTCAAATTGTGAGAGTGTGGTCTACTCTGTTGCTAGATTAACATTAGGGGATGTGTGCAGCTTTCTGTCTGTCTCAGGAAGTGATTCGTCTATGTCTCTGGAGAGTGGAAACCT CCTGGCTGAGAAGCACAAGACATCTGAGAAAATTGGTGATCAGTACTTCACAAAAGTAATGGAAGACTTCATTAGTAGAGCAAGAAAGCTGGAAAATGATTTGTTCAG
- the LOC100265641 gene encoding uncharacterized protein LOC100265641 isoform X5 — translation MPGNEVGDRVHNFFGQDNLSQGQHHSQAVDGNWPGLNNNLWVGNQRQIGTLPTSNPKNYSVQQPADSERGHGSQSSRVPHGLNFTQSTLRPDIVKNQSQNQQLNLNGYMHGHTGFQTRQNEANLLGVDTESDRHSLTSRGLSSFESQRGNGPEHHRKNSVMMETTESPVNFDFLGGQPQMGGQQSGMLQSLARQQSGFNDMQILQQQVMLKQMQELQRQQQIQQQETRQHNSINQIPSFSNQAPGNHSPAMINGAPIHDASNYSWHPEFMSGNTNWIQRGASPVIQGSSNGLMFSPDQGQALRMMGLAPQQGDQSLYGVPVSNTRGTSSQYSHMQVDRAAMQQTPSGSNSFPSNQYTAFQDQPSMQDGNLVSKQGFPVKKLFGQAPGQNLSGGVVLENLQQLNSQQRNAPLQEFHGRQNLAGSSETLQEKTVMPVARAQSSAGLDPTEEKFLYGTDDSIWDVFGKGSNMGTGGHNQLDGTDIGGAFPSMQSGSWSALMQSAVAETSSNDIGLPEEWSGPIFQSIEPPTGNPQPATYSDGGKKQTVWADNLQQSGLKFSNEESERLQMNSSHRSIQHSSEEGSKWLDRNPPQKTVGEGNQNYGSATRSSDAGPNLKSISGPWVHRQSISSYSTGGQPSNKPNGWNFIESGAPGGDATMRAHENENLLHHSQSNDLNRAMHGSGTWKADSLPDSTVELDHVKCGTGSSQVSREDSNRNNVAAIPNFSSGKTSQETSQQLPNSQHDYWKNVASPVNSKGNEGLGKHQHHLNKGPQVLESSVNSFTKGAVEMHEMENCDKKENSSDGYRSNLSHRASSGGLRENVWLDASDSRSLPGAKQKLSGQVGRKTLGSRRFQYHPMGNLEVDIEPSYEAKHVSHAQAMSQQVSRGLKSHEQGFSGPSKFSGHVPKDSNEMEKGPSPEFQGDTRGVDEVPSRGIFPGSMPNMSAPPDRSVGIYIQNKTAQSSQNMLELLHKVDQSRDRGTAAQFSSSERNSLSEMPEPETSDGSVGHLQRNQSSASQGFGLQLAPPSQRLPVPNRSLVSQSSSQTVNLLNSHTSPEIGDKSRAWLASTASVQSLPPSREASQGELRNNRSVTQGQTGKEAPQPNIGGSFSTAFTPGFPYSRSPLQNQHMTVASGQVTSDQSVNASFDRFAACSRKVDDSYDRIPTSQSATAPLSDLAANAPYNNIASMSDMSRLSSSNQLHVRGSTQQTPVLEAVPVSRPSFSSGTSHQDGFSKVPNVWTNVSTQQCLPGVEAHKAPSNVFKSHFKSTSNSETTSSTSQKLDDQDAHKGGSGPSEFGVYSLKDQAFGSVEEQPVKDSPWKQVSSENIDPVQKPMHGSQGKESVGNHLSAASPSNPAATQRDIEAFGRSLKPNNSLNQNFSLLHQMHAMKGTEIDPGNRGLKRFKGLDCSLDSQGAPKAGQQLAYGYNTVARDASVNHTSVPSEDPKILSFSSEQMDNRNRNASSQVLPGSIPSQDMLVFGRNDSQNYSSGNNSVSSRAEHSQISPQMAPSWFDQYGTFKNGQMFPMYDAHKTTTMRTVEQPFFVGKSSDSLHTRNSMDQVNGAFDTSQVANVQHSSTPISMASDHLSAPLSLPPNVTDQSLVVVRPKKRKSATCELLPWHKEVTQFRRLQRNSMAELDWAQATNRLIDRVEDEAEIFEDGFPFLRPKRRLILTTQLMQQLLRPPPAAILSVDASSNCESVVYSVARLTLGDVCSFLSVSGSDSSMSLESGNLLAEKHKTSEKIGDQYFTKVMEDFISRARKLENDLFRLDNRASVLDLRVDCQDLEKFSVINRFAKFHSRGQADGPETSSSSDATANAQKTCPQRYVTALPMPRNLPDREWECGRRMDARSVSLKAVEAL, via the exons ATGCCTGGCAACGAAGTTGGAGATAGGGTCCACAATTTTTTTGGGCAAGACAACTTGTCTCAGGGCCAGCATCATTCACAGGCTGTAGACGGGAATTGGCCGGGTCTAAATAACAATCTTTGGGTGGGAAACCAGAGACAGATTGGTACACTTCCAACTTCCAATCCCAAGAATTACAGTGTACAACAACCAG CAGATTCTGAGAGAGGACATGGCAGTCAGTCTTCTCGAGTCCCACATGGCTTGAACTTTACACAATCAACTCTGAGGCCTGACATTGTCAAAAATCAGTCTCAGAATCAACAGCTGAATCTGAATGGCTATATGCATGGTCATACTGGTTTTCAGACAAGGCAGAATGAAGCAAACCTTTTGGGAGTGGATACAGAATCTGATCGGCATAGTCTAACATCGAGAGGCTTATCTAGTTTTGAATCACAGCGAGGGAATGGTCCTGAACATCATAGGAAAAATTCAGTAATGATGGAAACTACCGAATCTCctgttaattttgattttcttggtgGTCAGCCACAGATGGGTGGCCAGCAATCAGGCATGCTGCAATCTTTGGCAAGGCAGCAATCTGGGTTTAATGACATGCAGATTCTCCAGCAACAAGTGATGCTGAAACAAATGCAAGAACTTCAGAGACAGCAACAAATTCAGCAACAAGAAACAAGGCAACACAATTCCATAAATCAAATTCCCTCCTTTTCTAACCAGGCTCCTGGGAACCATTCACCTGCCATGATTAATGGAGCTCCCATCCATGATGCATCTAATTATTCATGGCACCCTGAGTTTATGTCAGGAAACACAAACTGGATCCAGCGTGGTGCATCACCTGTAATCCAGGGATCCTCTAATGGACTCATGTTTTCCCCTGATCAAGGTCAGGCACTCCGCATGATGGGTTTGGCTCCTCAACAGGGTGATCAGTCTTTGTATGGGGTTCCTGTTTCTAACACAAGAGGTACTTCGAGCCAATATTCTCATATGCAAGTGGATAGGGCAGCAATGCAGCAGACTCCATCTGGCAGTAATTCATTTCCAAGCAATCAATATACTGCATTCCAAGATCAACCTAGCATGCAGGATGGTAATTTGGTTTCTAAGCAGGGTTTTCCAGTGAAAAAATTGTTTGGGCAGGCTCCTGGTCAAAATTTAAGTGGTGGTgttgttttggaaaatttgcAGCAATTGAACTCCCAGCAAAGAAATGCACCTTTGCAGGAATTTCATGGAAGGCAAAATCTTGCTGGTTCATCCGAAACATTACAAGAGAAAACAGTGATGCCGGTTGCTCGTGCTCAGAGTTCAGCTGGCCTTGATCCAACTGAAGAAAAGTTTTTGTATGGTACTGATGACAGTATTTGGGATGTCTTTGGCAAGGGCTCCAATATGGGTACAGGAGGCCATAATCAGCTGGATGGTACAGACATTGGAGGAGCATTTCCTTCCATGCAGAGTGGAAGTTGGAGTGCTCTTATGCAGTCCGCTGTAGCAGAAACTTCTAGTAATGATATAGGGCTACCGGAAGAGTGGAGTGGGCCGATTTTTCAGAGCATTGAACCTCCAACTGGGAACCCTCAGCCAGCGACATACAGTGATGGAGGCAAAAAGCAAACAGTTTGGGCCGATAACTTGCAG CAATCTggactcaaattttcaaatgaagaGAGTGAGAGGTTGCAGATGAATTCTTCTCACAGATCCATACAGCATTCTTCTGAAGAAGGAAGCAAGTGGCTAGATCGCAACCCTCCACAAAAGACAGTTGGTGAAGGGAATCAAAATTATGGAAGTGCCACCCGTTCTTCTGATGCAGGTCCAAACTTGAAGAGCATTTCAGGACCTTGGGTCCATCGACAGAGCATATCCTCTTACAGCACTGGTGGCCAACCCAGCAATAAACCAAATGGTTGGAATTTTATTGAGTCTGGAGCACCTGGTGGGGATGCTACAATGAGAGctcatgaaaatgaaaacttaTTGCACCATTCTCAGAGTAATGATCTTAACAGAGCCATGCATGGTTCTGGTACATGGAAAGCTGATTCCCTTCCTGATTCAACAGTTGAATTGGACCATGTAAAGTGTGGCACTGGAAGTTCACAGGTCAGTAGAGAAGATTCCAATCGTAATAATGTTGCTGCAATACCAAATTTTAGTTCTGGAAAGACCAGCCAGGAAACTAGCCAACAGCTTCCAAATAGTCAACATGATTATTGGAAAAATGTTGCTTCTCCTGTGAACTCTAAAGGAAATGAAGGCTTGGGGAAACACCAGCATCATCTAAATAAGGGCCCTCAGGTTTTGGAGTCATCAGTGAATAGCTTTACCAAGGGAGCAGTTGAAATGCATGAGATGGAGAACTGTGATAAAAAAGAGAACTCCAGTGATGGCTATCGCTCTAACTTATCCCATCGTGCTTCCTCTGGtggtttgagagaaaatgtttGGTTAGATGCAAGTGACTCACGTTCTTTGCCAGGCGCCAAACAAAAGTTGTCCGGTCAGGTTGGTAGAAAAACCTTGGGGTCTCGCCGATTTCAGTATCATCCAATGGGAAATTTGGAAGTGGATATAGAACCGTCTTATGAAGCAAAACATGTTTCACACGCACAGGCCATGTCTCAGCAGGTTTCCCGGGGATTAAAAAGTCATGAACAAGGATTTTCTGGACCATCTAAATTTTCTGGTCATGTTCCTAAAGATTCGAATGAAATGGAAAAG GGTCCATCGCCTGAATTTCAGGGAGACACAAGAGGAGTAGATGAGGTACCTTCTAGAGGCATATTTCCTGGTTCTATGCCTAATATGTCTGCTCCTCCTGACAGATCAGTTGGTATCTATATCCAAAACAAGACTGCTCAATCAAG TCAAAATATGCTTGAACTTCTTCACAAGGTGGATCAATCAAGGGATCGAGGCACAGCAGCTCAGTTCAGTTCTTCAGAGCGGAATTCACTATCTGAGATGCCAGAACCAGAAACTTCTGATGGGTCTGTAGGTCACCTTCAGCGAAATCAGTCCTCTGCTTCTCAGGGTTTTGGTTTGCAACTGGCCCCTCCTTCTCAGCGATTGCCTGTTCCAAACCGTTCCTTGGTTTCTCAGAGCTCCTCACAGACAGTTAATTTGCTCAACTCACATACCTCTCCTGAGATAGGAGATAAGAGTCGTGCATGGTTGGCATCCACTGCTTCTGTTCAGTCTTTGCCTCCTTCCCGTGAAGCATCTCAGGGAGAGTTGAGAAATAATAGATCTGTTACTCAAGGACAAACTGGAAAGGAAGCCCCACAGCCTAACATTGGAGGAAGCTTTTCTACTGCTTTTACACCTGGCTTCCCTTATTCTAGGAGTCCGCTTCAGAATCAGCATATGACTGTTGCAAGTGGGCAAGTTACATCTGATCAATCTGTCAATGCATCTTTTGATAGGTTTGCTGCCTGTTCTAGAAAGGTTGATGACTCTTATGATAGAATTCCAACTAGTCAATCTGCAACTGCACCATTATCTGATTTAGCTGCCAATGCACCATATAACAACATTGCTTCCATGTCAGACATGTCCCGCCTGAGTAGTAGCAACCAATTGCATGTGAGAGGTTCCACCCAACAGACCCCTGTGTTGGAGGCTGTGCCTGTTTCACGGCCTTCTTTTTCATCTGGCACATCCCATCAGGATGGTTTTTCAAAGGTACCTAATGTATGGACCAATGTTTCAACTCAACAATGTTTACCAGGTGTTGAAGCTCACAAGGCCCCTTCCAATGTATTTAAATCCCATTTTAAATCAACCAGTAATTCAGAAACAACTTCCTCCACATCACAGAAGCTGGATGATCAAGATGCCCACAAAGGAGGGAGTGGCCCATCTGAGTTTGGAGTATATTCTTTGAAAGATCAAGCCTTTGGTTCTGTGGAAGAGCAGCCAGTGAAAGACAGCCCCTGGAAGCAAGTGTCGTCTGAGAACATTGACCCAGTCCAAAAGCCAATGCATGGTTCACAAGGAAAAGAATCTGTTGGTAATCATCTTTCTGCTGCATCTCCTTCAAACCCTGCTGCCACCCAAAGAGATATTGAAGCTTTTGGCCGTTCTTTGAAACCAAATAATAGTTTGAATCAGAATTTCTCATTGTTGCATCAGATGCATGCCATGAAGGGTACTGAGATTGATCCTGGTAATAGGGGCTTGAAGAGATTTAAAGGACTGGATTGCAGTCTGGACTCTCAGGGAGCTCCTAAGGCAGGACAACAGTTGGCATATGGCTACAATACAGTGGCCAGGGATGCATCAGTTAATCATACCTCAGTTCCATCTGAAGATCCTAAGATACTAAGTTTTTCATCAGAGCAAATGGATAATCGAAATAGAAATGCATCTTCTCAAGTTTTGCCTGGAAGCATACCTTCCCAGGATATGCTTGTGTTTGGACGAAATGATTCTCAAAATTACTCCAGTGGTAATAATTCAGTTTCTTCTAGAGCCGAGCATTCTCAGATTAGTCCCCAGATGGCACCTTCCTGGTTTGATCAATATGGGACCTTTAAAAATGGGCAGATGTTCCCTATGTATGATGCGCATAAAACCACCACTATGAGGACTGTGGAGCAGCCATTTTTTGTTGGTAAATCTTCTGATAGTTTGCACACACGGAATTCAATGGACCAAGTAAATGGTGCTTTTGATACCAGTCAGGTTGCTAATGTCCAGCATAGTTCTACCCCCATCTCAATGGCAAGTGATCATCTCTCTGCCCCTCTTTCATTGCCTCCAAATGTCACTGATCAAAGTTTGGTGGTTGTGAGGCCAAAGAAGCGTAAGAGTGCTACATGTGAGCTTCTGCCATGGCATAAAGAGGTGACTCAGTTCCGTAGGCTTCAGAGGAACAG CATGGCAGAACTAGACTGGGCTCAAGCAACAAATCGATTGATTGATAGG GTGGAAGATGAAGCTGAAATTTTTGAAGATGGTTTTCCATTTCTTAGACCGAAGAGAAGGCTTATTTTGACAACACAGCTTATGCAGCAATTGCTTCGCCCTCCTCCAGCTGCAATTCTCTCAGTGGATGCCAGTTCAAATTGTGAGAGTGTGGTCTACTCTGTTGCTAGATTAACATTAGGGGATGTGTGCAGCTTTCTGTCTGTCTCAGGAAGTGATTCGTCTATGTCTCTGGAGAGTGGAAACCT CCTGGCTGAGAAGCACAAGACATCTGAGAAAATTGGTGATCAGTACTTCACAAAAGTAATGGAAGACTTCATTAGTAGAGCAAGAAAGCTGGAAAATGATTTGTTCAG